The following proteins come from a genomic window of Asterias amurensis chromosome 15, ASM3211899v1:
- the LOC139948013 gene encoding uncharacterized protein, with amino-acid sequence MDGLEDAKKRFGCGLCTAAFSSLDNLDHHTCPFKGKCPFTCLECGTAFSKKKHLKKHYELLHKNCDDSVSSKWAYTEKHIYMCDLCRQSFQRKDRCLSHYLTHIKEKQFKCTSCGNDFIQIGLLPKYVSPGCSNQCGHCGYLQSKSFNPGDTFMVDKGKSNSKALDTLMDRSSNHIEGATIRKPPFICESCGEEFNKVSALGHHKSQGCHRHEEQELCSSKNTFPESTLNGHQDPFGINNRADVTTVDSISVKTEPEFDVLNEFGENNEENGFIVPNSHESQGFSRENGVPSSSNCGDYQDSPSVDSSVDSINQGVQLFREPLLAKREAEPIFENNFNHNGDENDLTLGIPDCHQQFHGSGIILPTLSILEKCLQSHSVNSPEDIVNQEKEATIEPTVTIVKREPESVTSTNFDDERTEYNLEHNIGQLNDTSLRQSVYICRPCEQEFHSVEELEGHRNHCRNQAVPHGLNNSEQSAIWEHEVFSLAHMKEVGQTIPTNNEPRNKDCEANQLENKPEKSLHTCYKCGKPFVRAANLKHHLVSKICFSDSEFMCRFCGKPFKYKSTMLIHEAHEENNELKKRNEFASKTNGASLEKPNILKEPGLQDGEQLDKSGKKRSICQTCGKTFLRKYDLKLHERIHTGEKPYSCKECGLAFSRKKALKNHAKWHVAVDGETLGSNNTENTVIPDWMD; translated from the coding sequence ATGGATGGCCTGGAAGATGCTAAGAAGCGTTTCGGCTGTGGATTATGTACTGCAGCCTTCTCCAGCCTTGACAACCTCGATCATCACACTTGCCCATTCAAAGGAAAATGTCCTTTTACTTGTCTTGAGTGTGGTACAGCGTTttccaagaaaaaacacttgaAGAAACATTACGAGTTGTTGCATAAAAACTGTGACGATTCAGTCAGTTCAAAGTGGGCATACACAGAGAAGCACATCTATATGTGCGATCTATGCAGGCAAAGCTTCCAGCGAAAGGACAGGTGTCTCAGCCATTACTTAACACATATTAAGGAAAAGCAGTTCAAATGCACCAGTTGTGGAAACGATTTCATCCAAATTGGATTGTTACCCAAGTATGTGTCGCCCGGTTGCTCCAACCAATGTGGACACTGCGGTTATCTTCAAAGCAAAAGTTTCAACCCAGGCGATACGTTCATGGTCGACAAAGGGAAGTCAAACTCTAAAGCTCTAGATACTTTGATGGACCGATCGAGTAACCACATTGAAGGTGCTACTATCAGAAAACCACCGTTTATTTGCGAATCATGTGGAGAAGAATTCAACAAAGTCTCGGCTCTTGGGCATCACAAGAGTCAAGGCTGTCATCGTCATGAGGAACAAGAACTCTGTTCAAGTAAAAACACCTTTCCAGAATCTACTTTGAATGGACACCAAGATCCCTTTGGCATTAACAATCGTGCGGATGTAACTACAGTCGACTCGATTAGTGTTAAAACAGAACCTGAATTTGATGTTCTCAACGAGTTTGGTGAGAACAATGAAGAGAATGGGTTCATAGTTCCCAACAGTCATGAAAGTCAGGGTTTCAGTCGTGAAAACGGTGTTCCTTCATCGTCAAATTGTGGTGATTACCAAGACTCTCCCAGCGTTGATAGTTCTGTGGATTCCATCAATCAGGGTGTGCAACTCTTTAGAGAGCCTCTTCTTGCCAAAAGAGAAGCGGAACCCATCTTTGAAAACAACTTTAACCATAATGGCGATGAAAATGATCTCACACTCGGTATTCCTGACTGTCATCAACAATTTCATGGAAGTGGAATCATTTTACCAACACTTTCGATTCTTGAGAAGTGCCTACAGTCTCACAGTGTTAACAGTCCAGAGGACATTGTGAATCAAGAAAAGGAAGCTACAATTGAGCCCACTGTGACTATTGTCAAAAGAGAACCCGAGTCTGTAACTTCCACAAATTTTGATGATGAGAGAACAGAATATAATCTTGAACATAATATCGGCCAACTGAATGACACGTCATTAAGACAGTCTGTCTATATTTGTCGTCCTTGCGAGCAAGAATTTCATTCCGTTGAAGAACTTGAAGGGCACCGTAATCACTGCCGAAACCAGGCTGTTCCGCACGGTTTAAACAATTCTGAACAAAGTGCAATTTGGGAACATGAAGTTTTCAGTTTGGCTCACATGAAGGAAGTGGGACAGACTATCCCCACTAACAATGAGCCAAGAAACAAAGATTGTGAAGCAAATCAACTTGAAAACAAGCCTGAAAAAAGTCTTCACACTTGTTATAAATGTGGGAAACCTTTTGTAAGAGCGGCCAACCTGAAACACCATTTGGTCAGTAAAATATGCTTCAGTGACAGTGAATTCATGTGCCGTTTTTGTGGGAAACCTTTTAAGTATAAGAGTACCATGTTAATTCATGAAGCTCatgaagaaaataatgaacTTAAAAAGAGAAATGAATTTGCTTCAAAAACTAATGGTGCCTCACTAGAAAAGCCCAATATTCTTAAGGAGCCCGGACTACAAGACGGAGAGCAGCTTGATAAATCAGGCAAGAAAAGAAGCATCTGTCAAACATGTGGGAAGACATTCCTCCGAAAGTATGACCTAAAACTCCATGAACGAATTCACACCGGGGAAAAGCCGTATTCTTGCAAAGAGTGCGGTTTAGCGTTTAGCCGGAAAAAAGCTCTGAAAAATCATGCCAAGTGGCACGTGGCTGTCGATGGAGAAACACTGGGCAGCAATAATACCGAAAATACTGTCATACCTGATTGGATGGACTAG
- the LOC139948421 gene encoding acetylcholine receptor subunit beta-like: MIMRAILTLLSLGVFAVISKAGVSSPWNEEQRWISEKLDPARYDVATRPVKNITDAVNVTVEMVVFKIVGLDSKTQLLTAVTLSNMGWEDKRLSWNTSEYSGMESIVVQANRVWYPNVLILNAIDGKTLIPSDTEVLVTSEGELFVNSQQTHDTQCFLKQELFPFDTQDCLLVLGTRGAPSDVIALTASQYVQSPENIGSIANWQLESVLPTEWYSVECIKHHSALDGEVQCQRSSQIVLALCLHRVPKYYMYTIMAPTTILTVLASIVFWLPPECGEKLSFGVSVFFGFVIFQLVLEDDLADAGNSKPSILVRYELCNFTLTGVSLMVSAFTLILRNKTDDHDAAKDRHVTSEETLQRNGDVPKSQDDEVTRYTLQSANKVHRNWKQIAVYVDRISFFLFWIAYAVFLIPLIVEVAYDTGKCERFT, from the exons ATGATAATGAGAGCAATCTTGACGCTTTTGAGTCTTGGAGTATTTGCCGTAATCTCAAAGGCCGGCGTCTCCTCACCATGGAACGAAGAGCAGCGATGGATCTCGGAGAAGCTCGACCCCGCTCGGTACGACGTGGCAACGCGCCCGGTCAAGAATATCACAGATGCCGTCAATGTGACAGTGGAAATGGTTGTGTTTAAAATCGTCGGACTC GATTCGAAGACTCAACTATTAACGGCCGTAACTTTATCTAACATG GGTTGGGAAGATAAACGTCTTAGCTGGAACACAAGCGAGTACAGTGGGATGGAGTCCATTGTCGTTCAAGCTAATAGGGTGTGGTATCCAAACGTCTTAATACTGAATGC AATCGATGGGAAAACATTAATCCCAAGCGATACGGAGGTTCTGGTAACGAGTGAAGGTGAACTGTTTGTAAATTCCCAACAAACCCATGACACGCAATGCTTTCTCAAGCAGGAGCTATTCCCGTTTGATACCCAAGATTGTCTCCTTGTCCTCGGTACGAGAGGCGCCCCCAGTGACGTCATCGCTCTGACTGCGTCACAATATGTTCAGAGCCCAGAAAACATCGGCTCGATCGCGAACTGGCAGCTTGAGAGTGTCTTGCCAACAGAGTGGTACTCGGTCGAGTGCATCAAACACCACAGTGCCTTAGATGGTGAGGTTCAGTGTCAACGGAGCTCCCAGATTGTGTTAGCTCTTTGCTTGCACAGGGTGCCGAAGTACTATATGTACACGATCATGGCACCCACCACAATCCTGACAGTGTTGGCATCAATTGTCTTCTGGCTGCCCCCGGAATGTGGCGAGAAGCTCTCGTTCGGCGTCTCGGTCTTCTTCGGATTCGTCATCTTCCAGTTGGTCCTGGAGGATGATTTGGCCGATGCGGGCAACAGCAAACCATCTATTCTGGTACGATACGAGTTGTGTAACTTTACGCTGACGGGTGTTTCTTTAATGGTGTCGGCATTCACCCTCATCCTGCGTAATAAAACCGACGATCACGATGCGGCGAAAGACCGACACGTCACATCAGAGGAGACTTTACAAAGGAATGGCGACGTGCCCAAGTCGCAGGATGACGAGGTAACTCGTTATACGTTACAGTCAGCG AATAAGGTACATCGTAATTGGAAGCAGATAGCTGTTTATGTCGACCGAATCTCATTTTTCCTGTTTTGGATTGCATACGCCGTGTTCTTGATCCCACTGATTGTTGAGGTAGCTTACGACACCGGGAAGTGTGAACGGTTCACTTAG
- the LOC139948151 gene encoding anaphase-promoting complex subunit CDC26-like, producing the protein MIRRGPTRIALKIDDISEFDNFKKELEQQRREKQQGSGGDMQGVEIQSDVTSTTTQWETQASLLGTTKDLDAKARQQRIQQRIGFDPRPAPSTSSRIGELRGGE; encoded by the coding sequence ATGATCAGGAGGGGTCCAACACGAATCGCTCTCAAAATCGATGACATCTCGGAGTTCGACAATTTCAAGAAAGAACTCGAACAGCaaaggagagaaaaacaacaggGTTCGGGAGGAGACATGCAAGGGGTCGAAATTCAAAGTGACGTCACGTCCACTACTACACAGTGGGAAACCCAGGCTAGTCTACTCGGAACCACAAAGGACCTCGATGCCAAAGCCAGACAACAGAGGATTCAGCAGCGGATTGGTTTTGACCCACGACCTGCACCTTCGACCTCGAGTCGCATCGGGGAACTCCGTGGAGGGGAATGA
- the LOC139948014 gene encoding protein odr-4 homolog, whose protein sequence is MGKTIFAEDGLQEYISLLYGEHPWLIGLIVGQCTNQKDFAVCLVPSPKEESEDEATEKPSTLEDVSEYWIAEHARQVTRMLPGGLGVMGVFAMAPPNAMNDAQPKLRQVLFAVNKLLRKRQLLLNVRDEEVEEARDWTILQMCTTTRKLTCRVFDISDPRSTARPADWKFQSFLSRWPYLHCRLHVDITVPVQHQAVDCGQYSKQISEGLMPFVETIESSLAVVNGQLRDPKDGIETTLSKRKSGKKSATAVVSDGMKYSIELLAQNVRPCTNKVKNSSCTACIQVHGVMESRSYVHNKATVADAIQAVKEDVIRSLQARLELLSDELRQSSSEEEVKEVETDPPATIATPKRVFAKLPTTHISVCDYAFRDEVAQDSLDRINELLNLQITEEELELDAEKVPDDGDMEASEKSSFSPPGAEREEGQEVKRRPVQYLGAAIGAAGALLAAGVSYLLIKQE, encoded by the exons ATGGGCAAAACTATTTTTGCCGAAGATGGCCTACAGGAGTACATCAGCTTACTTTATGGAGAACATCCGTGGCTGATTGGTCTTATTGTTGGACAA TGTACAAATCAGAAAGACTTTGCTGTATGCCTCGTCCCAAGCCCCAAGGAAGAAAGTGAAGATGAAGCAACTGAAAAACCATCAACTTTAGAAGACGTCAGTGAATATTGGATTGCCGAGCATGCTAGACAG GTAACAAGAATGCTACCCGGGGGTTTGGGCGTGATGGGCGTATTTGCCATGGCCCCGCCCAATGCCATGAATGATGCCCAGCCCAAACTTAGGCAGGTTCTCTTTGCCGTTAACAAACTACTGAGGAAACGGCAGCTACTTCTGAATGTGAGGGACGAGGAAGTTGAAGAAGCAAGGGATTGGACGATTCTACAAATGTGCACCACTACTAGAAA ATTAACTTGCCGTGTATTTGACATCTCTGATCCCAgg AGCACGGCCAGACCAGCTGATTGGAAGTTCCAGAGTTTTCTTTCTCGATGGCCGTATCTTCATTGTAGATTGCACGTCGACATCACTGTACCAGTTCAACACCAAGCTGTGGATTGTGGACAGTACAGCAAGCAAATCTCA GAGGGTTTGATGCCATTTGTGGAAACCATTGAGAGCTCTTTAGCTGTGGTCAACGGACAACTGAGAGATCCCAAAGATGGAATAGAGACGACTCTAAGCAAG CGTAAATCGGGAAAGAAGTCAGCAACTGCAGTTGTCTCAGATGGCATGAAATATTCCATTGAGCTCCTCGCACAAAAT GTTAGACCGTGTACCAACAAGGTTAAGAACAGCTCGTGTACTGCGTGTATACAAGTCCACGGGGTGATGGAGAGCAGATCTTATGTACATAACAAGGCAACAGTGGCTGACGCAATACAG GCTGTGAAAGAAGACGTCATCCGTAGCTTACAAGCAAGACTAGAGCTGCTATCGGATGAGCTGAGACAAAGCAGTTCGGAAGAAGAAGTTAAAGAAGTAGAAACTG ATCCACCGGCTACCATAGCCACACCCAAACGAGTCTTCGCCAAGTTGCCCACTACTCACATCAGCGTGTGCGACTACGCCTTCCGGGATGAGGTTGCTCAAGACTCGCTAGATCGGATAAACGAACTACTCAATCTTCAGATCACTGAGGAAGAACTGGAACTCGACGCTGAGAAAGTCCCAG ATGATGGTGACATGGAAGCTTCAGAGAAAAGTTCTTTCTCGCCGCCAGGAGCAGAGAGGGAGGAAGGTCAAGAGGTCAAACGAAGACCTGTTCAATACCTAG GTGCAGCAATTGGGGCAGCAGGTGCTCTTCTGGCAGCTGGAGTTTCATATCTTCTCATAAAACAAGAATGA
- the LOC139948015 gene encoding palmitoyltransferase ZDHHC12-B-like: protein MSLYIQLRRYLRTMAKKLFWKVTTGMFVRTFHIILTVGVLCVIVFKDTALREAILQRNIPYLLAFATLLTISGGLYFQASLMDPGYVPVDQAKTQEWNKDDSTDDEDENSSHDQEEEEDLKNEETVQMLSSPRRRKAVKLRKCDFCEVKQPIRSKHCEDCSRCVRKFDHHCPWLENCVGESNHRFFWLFLLTETTLVLWTFQITWGAFRWKITLYDWLQANALFFVCIVIIALAGSALFGLLCCHSYMMITNQTTWEFMSHNRITYLRDLDESENPFDEGYLKNCIKFFFYCPYRRWEQLVQKKCECVHPSNSV from the exons ATGTCCTTGTATATCCAGTTGCGTCGATACCTTAGAACCATGGCCAAGAAGCTGTTTTGGAAGGTGACGACTGGAATGTTTGTGCGGACCTTCCACATAATCCTCACTGTAGGAGTACTTTGTGTTATCGTCTTCAAAGATACAG CCTTGAGAGAAGCCATTCTCCAGAGAAATATACCTTACCTTCTAGCCTTTGCAACCCTCCTTACAATATCTGGTGGCCTGTACTTCCAAGCAAGCCTTATGGACCCAGGCTATGTGCCTGTAGATCAAGCAAAG ACACAAGAATGGAATAAAGACGACAGTACCGATGATGAAGACGAGAACAGTAGTCATGATCAAGAGGAAGAGGAAGATCTTAAAAATGAAGAGACAGTTCAGATGTTGTCATCGCCACGGAGACGAAAGGCTGTTAAACTTCGAAAATGTGACTTTTGTGAAGTGAAG cAACCCATACGGTCCAAACATTGTGAAGATTGCAGCCGCTGTGTCAGGAAATTTGACCACCACTGCCCTTGGCTTGAGAACTGCGTAGGTGAGAGTAACCATCGATTCTTCTGGCTGTTTCTTCTCACTGAGACCACGCTGGTGTTGTGGACATTTCAGATTACGTG GGGCGCCTTCCGATGGAAAATCACTCTTTATGATTGGCTCCAGGCCAACGCACTTTTCTTTGTTTGCATCGTCATCATCGCCCTGGCTGGGTCGGCGCTGTTTGGTCTTCTCTGTTGCCATAGTTACATGATGATAACCAATCAGACCACATGGGAGTTCATGTCACACAATCGCATCACGTACCTGCGAGATCTGGACGAGTCTGAGAATCCATTCGACGAGGGATACCTCAAAAATTGCAtcaagtttttcttttactgtccGTACAGAAGGTGGGAACAGTTGGTCCAGAAGAAATGTGAATGCGTGCACCCATCAAACTCTGTGTAG